From Syntrophobacterales bacterium:
AGGCAGAGGCAAATACACCGTTCCCTATGGCGCATACATAAAGGTGGAAGACGGAAGCCGGGTGAACGGGCCGACCGATCAGAAAAAAGGCGATTTGATCGCCGAATGGGATCCCTTCTCCATTCCCATCCTGGCCGAGGTTGACGGAGTGGTCAAGTTCGGGGACATCATCGAAGGCAAGACCATGCAGGAGCAGGTTGACGAGGTAACCGGCCTGTCGCGGAAGATTATTGTCGAGTTCAAGGGAACGGACATGCGGCCGCGGGTTTCGATCAAGGACAGCAAGAACAGGACAGCAAAAGTTCCCGGAACGGATGCAGTTGCCCGGCATCTGCTGTCGCTGGGCGCCAATATCGTCGTTTCGGAAGGGGATGCAGTCAAGGCGGGCGACATTCTGGCCAAGATACCGCGGGAAACAACAAAAACAAAGGATATAACGGGTGGTCTCCCCCGGGTAGCCGAGCTTTTCGAAGCAAGAAAGCCGAAGGATTATGCGGTGATCAGCGAGATAGACGGCGTAGTTTCCTACGGCAAGGATTCCAAGGGCAAACGCAAGGTGATCGTCACCCCCAGCACGGATGAGGAAAAGGAATACCTGATTCCCAAGGGAAAGCACGTCAGCGTTCAGGAGGGGGACCGGGTTGTGGCCGGAGAGGCGTTGATGGATGGGGTGCATAACCCCCACGATCTGCTGACGATAAAGGGCGAGAAGGCGCTGGCCCGTTACCTCGTGGATCAGGTGCAGGAGGTTTACAGACTGCAGGGCGTGAAAATCAACGACAAGCACCTCGAGGTGATCGTCCGCCAGATGCTGCGCCGGGTCATGATCAAGAATCCGGGCGACACCTCCTTCATTGCCGATGAACAGGTGGATCGTCTCCGTTTTACGGAAGAAAACGAAAGGGTCCTGGCTGGGGGAGGCACTCCGGCCCAGGGCGAACCGATCCTGATGGGGATTACAAAGGCGTCGCTGACCACGCAGAGTTTCATCTCCGCGGCCTCCTTCCAGGAGACTACGCGCGTTTTGACGGAAGCGTCCATTGCCGGAAAAACGGATTATCTGCTGGGATTGAAGGAAAACGTCATAATGGGCAGGCTGGTTCCCTCCGGGACGGGGCTTCCCATGTACAAAAAATTGGGAATAAAGACGGAAATCAGCAATCCATTGCCGCTGACGGAAAGCAATTTTGATGATTTAGAGGTTGTGGAGCAGCAGGGGTGAAATTTACCGAGAAAATGCTTGACAACGATGGTGCAAGTTGATATTTAGTCGCTCTTTTACGGGTTCGGATAAATACAGGGCGGGAGTTAAATCAGGAGGGTTGATGCCGACGATAAATCAATTAGTTCGAAAAGGGCGGTCCAAAATAAGCAGTAAAGCGACAACGCCCGCATTGGTTGGGTCTCCGCAGCGCCGAGGGGTCTGTGTCAGGGTTTACACCTCTACGCCGAAGAAGCCGAACTCGGCTTTAAGAAAGGTTGCCAGGGTTCGCCTGACGAGCGGGTACGAGGTTACTTCCTATATCCCGGGGGTGGGACATAACCTTCAGGAGCATTCAGTTGTCCTGGTAAGAGGCGGACGTGTGAAGGATCTGCCGGGGGTGCGTTACCACATTATCAGAGGGACGCTGGATGCGGTCGGGGTTCAGGACAGGAAACAGGGAAGATCTAAATACGGCGCCAAAAGGCCAAGTTAAGCGGAGATAGAGGTTATGCCGAGGAGAAGAGAAGTTGCGAAAAGGGAGATACTCCCGGATCCAAAATACAATAACCAGCTTGTCGCCAAATTTGTAAATAATTTGCTCAAGTGTGGCAAAAAAAGCACGGCCGAGTCCATTTTGTACGGGGCTTTCGATATCATAGAAGCAAAAATGAAGGATGCCGCGCCGGTAGATATTTTCGAAAAGGCGGTCAGCAATGTTAAGCCGATAATCGAGGTCAAATCCAGGCGCGTCGGCGGTTCAACCTATCAGGTGCCGACAGAGGTCAACCCTTCGCGCCGGTTAGCCTTGGGGATACGGTGGCTCATCTCCAACGCCAGGGAACGCTCGGAGAAGACAATGAGGGAAAAACTGGCAGGAGAGTTGATTGATGCCGCGAATAATCGCGGGGGCGCCATTAAAAAGCGAGAGGCCGTTCACAAGATGGCCGAGGCCAACAAGGCCTTTGCCCATTACAGATTTTAAGCAGTTCTGTCTGAGGGATGTTCCGTAGGGTGTAATGTTTATTGAAAAACAAACAAACTTTTCCACGTTTTAAGGAGGTCAGTGATGGCTAAAAAGAAATTTGAGAGGACAAAGCCGCATTTGAATATCGGCACGATTGGCCATGTCGATCATGGCAAGACGACCTTAACGGCCGCGATCACAAAACACTTGGCCTCCAAGGGGTATGCGGAGTATCGGCCGTTTGATTCGATTGACAACGCGCCGGAGGAAAAAGAACGCGGGGTGACGATCAATATCTCCCATGTGGAATACCAGACAGATAAACGGCACTATGCGCACGTTGACTGCCCGGGTCACGCCGACTATATCAAGAACATGATTTCCGGCGCCGCCCATATGGATGGCACGATTCTCGTTGTTGCCGCGTCCGACGGGCCGATGCCGCAGACCAGAGAGCACATTCTTCTTGCCCGCCAGGTTCAGGTGCCTTCGATAGTCGTTTATATGAACAAATGCGATCTCGTTGACGATCCCGAGCTGCTTGATCTGGTCGAGCTGGAACTGAGAGAGCTCCTTACCGCCTATGATTTCCCCGGCGACGATGTTCCGATCATCCGCGGCTCTGCGTTAAAGGCCCTTGAGGCCGACGATCCGAAGTCGGAGGATGCAAAGTCCATTTGGGAACTCATGGAAGCCGTTGACAATTACATTCCCGAGCCGGTTCGCGATCTGGACAAGCCTTTTCTGATGCCGGTCGGCGATGTCTTCACCATTTCCGGACGCGGCACAGTTGTTACCGGCCGTGTTGACCGTGGAATAGTCCGTACCGGCGACGAAGTGGAAATAATCGGCATCCGGCCCACCTTCAAGACGGTATGTACCGGCGTTGAGATGTTCCGCAAGACGCTTGATGAAGGGCGGGCGGGCGACGACGTCGGCATCCTGCTCCGGGGGACGAAGCGCGAGGAGGTTGAGCGAGGGCAGGTTGTCGCCAAGCCGGGTTCGATCACCCCTCACACGAAGTTCAAGGCCCAGGTCTATGTTTTGACGAAGGAAGAAGGCGGCAGGCACACGCCGTTCTTTACCGGATACCGACCGCAGTTTTATTTCCGTACAACCGATGTGACTGGCGTTGCCACGTTGCCCGAGGGGATCGAAATGGTGATGCCCGGCGATAATGTCGAGATGAA
This genomic window contains:
- the tuf gene encoding elongation factor Tu, with amino-acid sequence MAKKKFERTKPHLNIGTIGHVDHGKTTLTAAITKHLASKGYAEYRPFDSIDNAPEEKERGVTINISHVEYQTDKRHYAHVDCPGHADYIKNMISGAAHMDGTILVVAASDGPMPQTREHILLARQVQVPSIVVYMNKCDLVDDPELLDLVELELRELLTAYDFPGDDVPIIRGSALKALEADDPKSEDAKSIWELMEAVDNYIPEPVRDLDKPFLMPVGDVFTISGRGTVVTGRVDRGIVRTGDEVEIIGIRPTFKTVCTGVEMFRKTLDEGRAGDDVGILLRGTKREEVERGQVVAKPGSITPHTKFKAQVYVLTKEEGGRHTPFFTGYRPQFYFRTTDVTGVATLPEGIEMVMPGDNVEMNVELITPIAMEEQLRFAIREGGRTVGAGVVSKIME
- the rpsL gene encoding 30S ribosomal protein S12, which translates into the protein MPTINQLVRKGRSKISSKATTPALVGSPQRRGVCVRVYTSTPKKPNSALRKVARVRLTSGYEVTSYIPGVGHNLQEHSVVLVRGGRVKDLPGVRYHIIRGTLDAVGVQDRKQGRSKYGAKRPS
- the rpsG gene encoding 30S ribosomal protein S7, which translates into the protein MPRRREVAKREILPDPKYNNQLVAKFVNNLLKCGKKSTAESILYGAFDIIEAKMKDAAPVDIFEKAVSNVKPIIEVKSRRVGGSTYQVPTEVNPSRRLALGIRWLISNARERSEKTMREKLAGELIDAANNRGGAIKKREAVHKMAEANKAFAHYRF